The Nocardioides houyundeii genome includes the window GGGGCACCGAGGTCGTCCAGCTCGCGTGGACCGAGCCGACGATGTGAGTCCGACCGGCTCGTAGCGGCGGCTGCGGCGGCCAGACCTCAGCGATCTGGCAGCCGTTGCCGCGGACGTCGATATAGTCGCCGGGTGATCTTCAAGCGGGTAGGCGAGGGACGTCCCTACCCTGCCCACCACCTTTCCTCCCGGTCCTGGGCGGAGATCCCGCCCAGCCAGGTGCGCCTGGACCAGCTGGTGACCACCAAGGACACCCTGCACCTGATGGCGCTGCTCGACGAGGACTCCACGTTCTTCGGCGACCTGTTCGCCCACGTGGTGCGGTGGCGCGGTGAGCTCTACCTGGAGGACGGGCTGCACCGGGCGCTGCGGGCCGCGCTGCACCAGCGCAACGTGCTCCATGCCCGGGTCTACGACATGCCCGACGACGCCGCGGACGGCGAGACCGACGGCTCGGGAGACGAGTCCTCGTCCGGCCCGACCGCTGGCAAGGAGACCCGGTGACGCTGACTCCACGACTCCGCTCGGCCCTGACCCTGGGCACCCTGTGCCTGCTTCTGGTCCTGGCCGCCCTGGTCGGGTGGAGGTCGGCGACCGCGCCGCTCCCCCAGATCATCACCACCGAGCTGTGCGTGGACACCGACCTGGTCTCCGGGGAGATCCTGTTCCCGGACCAGGTCGCGGTGAGCGTGTTCAACGCCAGCTCCCGCAACGGGCTGGCCAGCAAGACCCTGAACCAGCTGGAGCGGCGCGGCTTCGTGCCCGCCGACACCGGCAACGCCCCCGACGGCACCCAGGTGCGGGGGGTGGAGATCTGGGGAGACGCCGCCAACCCGGCGGTCTCCCTGGTCAAGCAGCACTTCCGCAGCGCAGCGGTCAGGACCGGGCCGCAGCTGGGGCTGGGCGTCGTGGTCGTCGTGGGGGACGGCTACCAGTCGCTGCGGCCGGCCAAGGCCGCGCCGCCCTCGGTCGACGTACAGGCGGCAGCCACGGTGTGCAGCCCGCCGGGCAGCTGACCCGCCCTCACCCGGGGCTCACCCCTCGGCCCACTGGGCCAGACGTCCGTGGGACGAGACGGCCCGTAGCCGCTGCTCGGTCGCGTCGCGCTGCCGACGTGGGGTGACCACCAGCAGCTCGTCGCCGTTGCGCAGCACGGTACGTCGTTCCGGCACCACGGCCTCGCCGTCCCGGATGACCAGCGACACCGAGGCTCCACGTGGCAACCGCAGCTCCCCCACCTCGACCCCGTGCATCCTCGACCCGGGGCTGATCGCCACCTGGAGCAGGTCCGCGGCCACCTTCTCCAGCGGCGCCGCCTCGACGTCCAGCCCCCGCGGCTCGGAGCGCCGGGCGACCCGGAGCAGCCGGGCCACCAGCGGCAGGGTGGGGCCGGTCAGCACGGTGTAGATGACCACCATCACGAAGACGATGTCGAACAGGTCCTCCGAGGACTCCACGCCCTCGGCCAGCGGGATGGTGGTCAGCACGATGGGCACCGCGCCCCGCAGGCCCGCCCAGGAGATGAAGGTGAGCTCGCGCAGCTTCAGCCTCGGCCGCCCCTGCATCAGCGAGCTGATCAGCACCGAGACCGGTCGCGCCGCGAAGGTGAGGATCAGCCCCGCGGTCACCGCCAGGAAGACGGTCTCCCCGGTGATCCGCTCCGGGGAGAGCAGCAGCCCGAGCATCACGAAGAGGCCGATCTGCGCCAGCCAGGCGACGCCCTCGGCGAAGGACCGGGTGGCGACCCGGTGCGGCAGCTCGGAGTTCCCCAGGATCAGCGCGGCGACGTACACCGCGGCGAAGCCGGAGGCGTGCACGTAGGAGGCGGCGCCGTAGGCCAGGAACGCCAGGCTGATCACGGCCAGCGGATAGAGCCCCGACGACGGCAGTGCGGCGCGACGCATCACCCAGGCGCCGCCGGCGCCGAAGATGAAGCCCGACAGCACGCCGATGGCCAGCTCGAAGGAGATGATCCCGAGCACGGCCAGCGGGCCGTCGTCCAGAGCGGCTCCGCTGGAGACCAGGGTGACGAGCACGACCGTCGGTGCGTCGTTGAGGCCGGACTCGGCCTCCAGCACCCCGGTCAGTCGCTTGGGCAGCGGCACCACCCGCAGCACCGAGAACACCGCCGCGGCGTCGGTGGGCGAGCAGACCGCTCCCAGCAGGACGGCCAGCTCCCAGGGCAGGCCGAGCAGGTAGTGCGCACCCACGGCCATCAGCGCCACCGAGATGGTGACCCCCACGGTCGCCAGGGCCACGCCGAACCGCATCGCGGGCCGTACGGCGCTCCAGCTGGTGGTGAGTCCACCCTCGGCGAGGATGATGGCCAGGGCCCCGAAGCCCAGGGCGTGGGCCAGGGAGGCGTCCTCGAACTGGATCCCGAGGCCGGCGCTGCCCAGGGCGACGCCCATCAGCAGGTAGATCAGCAGGCTCGGCAGCCCCAGACCCGCGGAGAACCGCACCGCGAGGATGGCCAGCAGGGTCACCCCGGATCCGACCAGCAGGAAGGTGTCGAGCTGGTGGACGTCGAAGGTCACCTGTCTCCTCGGGTTGGGTTGCTGGGCGAATCGTATCGGTGACCCCCACGCGATCGGCGTACGCAATGATTGGCGTCGAGGTTTCGGCCTGCAGACACGGGGTATGCCACTCACGCAGCGAAGGGCGGTGCGATGTACGGCGAGACGGCGATGATGCGACGACGCGTCAGCCAGCTGAGGGAGCAGGGATCAGAGATCCGCCGGGTGGCGGACCGACTGGTGGCCCAGGCTGAGAGCGTGCCGTGGCACGGTCGCGCCGCCGAGTCGATGCGCCTGCGCATCCAGGACCGCGCCTCCCACCTGCGCGACGCCGCCGGCCTGCACGAGAGTGCCGCGGACTCCCTGGACCACCACGTGCACGAGGTGGACCGCCTGCAGGACGCCATCGCGACCATCGAGCGCAAGGTCGCCTCCCTCGTCGCGGACGCCCGGGCCCGCCGGGCCCGACTCGCCGACTCTCCCCAGGGCGGCGACGTGGACGACGAGGACGCCGCGTTGCTGGCCTTCGCGATGCCCCCGCCCGGTCACAAGGACTGGCTCGACGTCGAGCTGCCGGGACTCTGACGTGGCGACGATCGACCTGACCGCGGCGCCGCCGCCGCGCACCGCCAAGGTGCTCGACGGGGTGCCCCGACGTCTCGCCCTGACCCTGCCGGAGCTGCGCCTGGTGGCCCAGCACGCAGGTGACGCCCCGCTGCCGTTCGACGTCTCGGTGGCGGACGTGCCGAGCCCGCTCGACGCCCGTCTGGGCACCACGAGCGTGTCGGGCGAGGAGGCGGCCTACGCCGCCGCCCTGGCCTCCCTGCACGGGGCGGAGGACTCGCTGACCCGCCGCGGCCTGCTGGACGGCGACGTCGTGGAGCCCGGCCTGCTCGGAGCCGTGGGGCTGCTGGCCGTCCCCGAGCTGGCCCTGGAGATCGACATCGCGACGGCCACCACTCACGTCAAGGCGTGGCACCGGGAGTCGGCGGGCGCGGTGGCCACGCTGGCCACCGTGGACGGCCTGGTCTTCGAGCTGGCCTGGTTCGGCGCCGACCAGTGGGCGGGCGAGCTGGCCCGGGTGGCGGTGGTGCCCGAGGAGGTCACCCTGCACGACTCCGCGGTGCCGGTCGCGTTCACCATGCCCTACTCACTCGCGGACTCGGTCGGGGAGGCGCTGCGCTCGCATCGGTCCGACCTGGTCCAGGTGCTGGTGGACCAGGCCGACGGCTCCGTCGTCGACGGCGACGGGAACCCGATCGAGGACGCCGCGGCCGGCGCGGCCGTGGCCGCCCTGCACCAGGAGGCGCAGGGCAGGCTGCGCCTGCTCGCCGCCCGGATCGAGGAGACGGGGTCCACGGCGGTCGGCGTCGTCTCGTGGACCCTGCTGGCCGACGGCTGGCACGCTCTGCTGCCGCACCACGACGTCGCCGCCCCCCGCCTCGAGGTCCGGCGCGTCACCCCGCAGGACCTGCCCGCCACCCTCGCTCCGGTGCTCGCGGAGGTGAACGCATGAGCGACCTCGGTGCCCAGATCGCGGCCGCCGGCAGCGCCCCGCCCCGCACGGAGGCGGCGATGGCGGCCGACAAGTACCACGAGATGCTGGCCCTGGCCGACCTGTTCGACTCCTCCGGGGAGGAGATGCGCGGCCGGGCCCGGCTGGGGGTTGCCGTGCTCTCGGACCCGGAGGTCGTCGCCTCCGCGGCGCTCTCCCCGGCCACGTACGCCGAGGCCGAGAGCGACATCCGGGCCGCCACCACCGGCAAGAACGGCCTGCTGACACGCTCCGTCGAGCTCGACGCCGACGGGCTGGTCGTGCGCGCCACCGTGCTGACCTACCGCTGGATCGACGAGCTGCAGAACGCCGCGTACCAGACGCTGGGCTCGATAGCGGGCCGGGCGATCGGATACCTGGCGCCGGAGGTGGCGCTGGGCGGTGCCATCGTCTCGGCCGGCCTGATCGAGACCGACAGCCTGGACCGCGACGGGGTGACGGCGTACCTGAACGACCTCGCCGAGAACAACCCGGAGCTGATGGACCACATCTCCGGCGGCGGCGGACTGCTGGACGGTCTGCAGATGCGCTCCCTGCTCACTGCCGGCGTGCTGGCCGGGGAACCGGGGAAGTCGGTGGCGCGCGGTGGCCTCCGGGCCCTCGGCGTGCAGCCGTTCGGGCTGGACGCGGCGTCCGCGCTCCGCGACTCCATCGGGGCCTTCATCTCCGAGGCGACCGGCCCCGACACCGAGCTGTCGGTGGACCCGGTCTCCGGCACGGCGCCCCGCGGGCTCGGCGAGCTGATGGACACCCTGACCAGCACCGGCTCGGGCGTCGCGGTGCAGGAGGTCGGCCCCGACCGCTTCATCGCCTA containing:
- a CDS encoding type II toxin-antitoxin system VapB family antitoxin; translated protein: MIFKRVGEGRPYPAHHLSSRSWAEIPPSQVRLDQLVTTKDTLHLMALLDEDSTFFGDLFAHVVRWRGELYLEDGLHRALRAALHQRNVLHARVYDMPDDAADGETDGSGDESSSGPTAGKETR
- a CDS encoding LytR C-terminal domain-containing protein; protein product: MTLTPRLRSALTLGTLCLLLVLAALVGWRSATAPLPQIITTELCVDTDLVSGEILFPDQVAVSVFNASSRNGLASKTLNQLERRGFVPADTGNAPDGTQVRGVEIWGDAANPAVSLVKQHFRSAAVRTGPQLGLGVVVVVGDGYQSLRPAKAAPPSVDVQAAATVCSPPGS
- a CDS encoding potassium/proton antiporter, which encodes MTFDVHQLDTFLLVGSGVTLLAILAVRFSAGLGLPSLLIYLLMGVALGSAGLGIQFEDASLAHALGFGALAIILAEGGLTTSWSAVRPAMRFGVALATVGVTISVALMAVGAHYLLGLPWELAVLLGAVCSPTDAAAVFSVLRVVPLPKRLTGVLEAESGLNDAPTVVLVTLVSSGAALDDGPLAVLGIISFELAIGVLSGFIFGAGGAWVMRRAALPSSGLYPLAVISLAFLAYGAASYVHASGFAAVYVAALILGNSELPHRVATRSFAEGVAWLAQIGLFVMLGLLLSPERITGETVFLAVTAGLILTFAARPVSVLISSLMQGRPRLKLRELTFISWAGLRGAVPIVLTTIPLAEGVESSEDLFDIVFVMVVIYTVLTGPTLPLVARLLRVARRSEPRGLDVEAAPLEKVAADLLQVAISPGSRMHGVEVGELRLPRGASVSLVIRDGEAVVPERRTVLRNGDELLVVTPRRQRDATEQRLRAVSSHGRLAQWAEG